A window of Cygnus atratus isolate AKBS03 ecotype Queensland, Australia chromosome 24, CAtr_DNAZoo_HiC_assembly, whole genome shotgun sequence contains these coding sequences:
- the RAB7B gene encoding ras-related protein Rab-7b: MPRQGPSMDASKKVDLKIIIIGALGVGKTSLLHQYVHKTFYEDYRTTLGASILTKVIAVDNTPLKMQIWDTGGQERFRSMVSTFYKGSDGCILAFDVTDRESFESLDNWRDDFLEKVIPRDHDFPMVVLGNKIDLCDRQVSKEIASAWCKEKDIPYFEVSAKNNINVAQAFETLAKQALTTYKGIFESYLTDSIKLTPDDKPKASCC; the protein is encoded by the exons GGCCCTTCCATGGATGCCAGCAAGAAGGTGGATCTGAAGATAATTATCATAGGAGCTCTGGG CGTGGGCAAAACCTCCCTGCTGCACCAGTACGTGCACAAGACGTTCTACGAGGACTACCGCACCACGCTGGGCGCCAGCATCCTGACCAAGGTGATCGCAGTGGACAACACCCCCCTGAAAATGCAG ATCTGGGACACGGGGGGACAGGAGCGATTCCGGTCCATGGTGTCGACCTTCTACAAAGGCTCTGATGGCTGCATCCTGGCCTTTGACGTGACGGACAGGGAGTCCTTTGAGTCCCTGGACAACTGGAGAGATGACTTCCTGGAGAAGGTGATCCCGAGGGATCACGACTTCCCCATGGTCGTGCTGGGGAATAAAATAGACCTCTGCGATCGGCAG GTATCCAAGGAGATTGCCTCAGCCTGGTGCAAGGAAAAAGACATCCCTTATTTTGAAGTCAGCGCCAAGAACAACATCAACGTCGCGCAAGCTTTCGAGACCCTCGCCAAGCAAGCTTTAACTACG tataaaGGGATATTTGAGAGTTATTTAACCGACTCCATCAAACTCACTCCTGATGACAAGCCCAaggcaagctgctgctga